A section of the Acropora muricata isolate sample 2 chromosome 4, ASM3666990v1, whole genome shotgun sequence genome encodes:
- the LOC136915372 gene encoding uncharacterized protein, whose product MKLLVYLGVILLSLAERSIATISIGLWDIEIQTASHVTRVYADSGTGARSDLAVFQADLNYVPEGLFIVGQVAVRSHATSVPPSSIILVSQKYGRDLAPPTDFTPVWADHGSGGTQDVTFWRVNCPRNFASLGDVAIANYDPPTEQFRQKYACIRESLLRPGKIRETPIWTDQGSGASSDGSVWLVENDPKVSTAAGLAGFFKVQGGYSKPQVPVYVLPTVAA is encoded by the exons ATGAAGCTATTGGTCTATCTTGGTGTGATACTGCTATCTCTTGCAGAG CGATCTATTGCAACTATTTCAATAGGGCTATGGGATATTGAGATACAGACAGCGAGCCACGTGACCAGGGTCTATGCAGATTCCGGTACCGGTGCAAGGTCGGACCTCGCTGTTTTTCAAGCTGACCTTAACTACGTTCCCGAAGGCCTCTTCATTGTTGGCCAAGTCGCTGTCCGAAGTCACGCAACTTCTGTTCCTCCTTCTTCTATCATTCTCGTAAGCCAAAAATACGGTCGGGATTTGGCACCACCGACTGATTTCACTCCAGTTTGGGCGGATCATGGGTCGGGAGGGACGCAGGATGTTACCTTTTGGCGTGTTAATTGTCCAAGAAATTTCGCCTCACTTGGAGACGTGGCGATCGCAAATTACGATCCACCGACCGAACAATTCAGGCAGAAATATGCTTGCATCCGAGAATCTCTGTTAAGGCCGGGGAAGATAAGGGAGACACCAATTTGGACCGATCAAGGTTCTGGAGCATCTAGCGATGGCTCTGTTTGGTTAGTTGAGAATGATCCCAAAGTTTCGACTGCTGCTGGCTTGGCAGGATTCTTCAAGGTACAGGGCGGCTACAGCAAACCGCAGGTACCAGTCTATGTGCTGCCTACTGTAGCTGCCTAA